The following coding sequences lie in one Vibrio tubiashii ATCC 19109 genomic window:
- a CDS encoding TrbG/VirB9 family P-type conjugative transfer protein, whose translation MKKTIVALVLSAMSSAALAYDCQGMNYQSGDVITVNTSSLLGTRIELPSSLVELPLVTNAQRWDVLGDVGSKHIMLAPINNEKGGESTMIFAFTKDGKAFDIRADRVLTNDKNDSCVIIGNRSKFSRASTYKQPLSENVAIPAPPKKEVVPTPKKKPVTVDTQKLVSKAMKDYQQQIFTNYKWKQSGSFFGENVLSDIYDDGRQTFIRLNKPNQRNVTVETILNGNATSQPVNVVGNNLISVYGVYTKFVIKVADVSVSVTR comes from the coding sequence ATGAAAAAAACGATTGTTGCATTGGTATTATCGGCTATGTCTTCTGCGGCATTGGCTTACGACTGCCAAGGGATGAATTATCAATCAGGGGATGTCATTACCGTTAATACATCCTCTTTATTAGGTACTCGCATTGAGTTGCCTTCGAGCCTGGTTGAACTCCCTTTAGTAACGAACGCTCAGCGATGGGATGTACTTGGTGATGTTGGAAGTAAGCATATTATGCTCGCCCCAATAAATAATGAAAAAGGTGGTGAGTCCACCATGATTTTTGCTTTTACTAAGGATGGTAAAGCGTTTGATATTCGTGCAGACCGTGTTTTAACGAATGATAAAAACGACAGTTGCGTGATTATTGGAAATAGAAGCAAGTTTAGTCGAGCGAGCACATATAAACAGCCATTATCAGAAAACGTAGCAATTCCTGCACCTCCCAAAAAAGAAGTTGTACCAACACCGAAGAAAAAGCCGGTGACTGTGGATACACAAAAGCTCGTCAGCAAAGCGATGAAGGATTATCAACAACAGATTTTTACCAATTATAAGTGGAAGCAATCTGGAAGTTTCTTTGGTGAAAACGTCTTGTCTGACATTTACGATGACGGAAGACAAACCTTTATTCGATTGAACAAACCGAATCAACGAAATGTCACAGTCGAAACAATTTTAAATGGCAATGCCACATCTCAACCTGTGAATGTGGTGGGGAATAATCTCATAAGCGTTTACGGGGTATACACAAAATTTGTGATTAAAGTCGCTGACGTATCCGTAAGCGTGACTCGTTAG
- a CDS encoding conjugal transfer protein TraL yields the protein MKHLTIALAMLTLSLAMPTKSYAIDNAACSIWLCLPTGFGQGCGDAKSAFKKRIKKGQSPLPDLGSCMVTNNLVNSSNDSAKPSILTSKDGIGAYIPEYKICTQWEYVRQGKESEKVCVKKEVIQTHVKHDTPCRYYRVDKHQRERRPFNCLMTVRYVQTFMDGSQYGDTYYFDSSGNKVHVPR from the coding sequence ATGAAACATCTGACTATAGCGTTAGCAATGTTAACGCTATCTCTTGCCATGCCTACTAAATCCTATGCAATAGATAATGCCGCTTGTTCTATTTGGCTTTGTTTGCCTACAGGTTTTGGCCAAGGCTGTGGGGATGCAAAAAGCGCTTTCAAAAAGCGGATTAAGAAAGGGCAAAGCCCTTTACCAGATTTAGGCTCTTGCATGGTAACTAACAACTTAGTCAATTCATCTAACGACAGTGCTAAACCTTCCATACTCACTTCAAAGGATGGAATTGGTGCATATATTCCTGAGTACAAAATATGTACTCAATGGGAGTACGTACGCCAGGGTAAAGAGTCCGAGAAAGTGTGTGTGAAAAAAGAAGTAATTCAAACACATGTCAAACACGATACGCCTTGCCGTTATTACAGAGTAGATAAGCATCAAAGGGAAAGACGACCTTTCAATTGCTTGATGACGGTCAGATACGTTCAAACGTTTATGGATGGTTCACAGTACGGTGATACCTATTATTTCGATTCAAGTGGTAACAAAGTCCACGTACCACGATAG
- a CDS encoding type IV secretory system conjugative DNA transfer family protein has translation MAKKKKPNKAALYVVFGAAFFIAWVAVGLMLGGATFFKLAAIDYEHLQLDSLIYYWQHYGDRKDVQLALVPGTIVCVLFVAVPFVITVIALIPAKEEIHGSARFANDQDLAKSGLFNEESTKPELLLGKMDKGKFAGKYVKTEGQTFVGVSAPTGSGKGVGFVLPNLVNYSDSVVCMDIKLENFVKSAGFRAKCGQSVYLFSPDGYAVTKRDLENGQLRSHRWNPYYYVRRKEAFRIGDVQVMANSIYPLTGDGKADMWNQLAQQLFNGLSLWMLDTEKVTGVAPTFPYLLSLRSVEGGFYTWLRSEVKKEYLSDECKKALNAFLTFPNETQGSILATFDAQLAIFNDKTVAAAVSDNDFDFRDMRRKGISIYVGVQPPNKGRFGRLLNLFFEQLISENTRVLPEFDDTLTHQLLALLDELPALGRINQIKESIGFTRQYNVRYALIYQDKSQLEDNSLYGQQGAENILSNLLCEIIYPPSKVTPRVEQISRSLGTKTVEVKTESVNRGAGKTSRTTNATPQRRELMKPHEIVELGYETHPDNPDLGLKVLMFKQNQRAFIMNKLISFDDPMIAERIAYSESNVPQVPLLNIQ, from the coding sequence ATGGCCAAGAAGAAAAAGCCTAACAAAGCCGCCCTGTACGTTGTGTTTGGGGCGGCTTTTTTTATCGCCTGGGTTGCTGTAGGGCTGATGCTCGGAGGGGCAACGTTTTTTAAGTTGGCCGCGATAGATTATGAGCACTTACAACTCGACTCTCTGATTTATTATTGGCAACACTATGGAGATAGAAAAGATGTTCAGTTGGCCTTAGTGCCTGGGACGATAGTTTGTGTGCTTTTTGTCGCTGTTCCCTTTGTTATCACGGTGATAGCCCTAATCCCCGCAAAAGAAGAAATTCACGGAAGCGCTCGATTTGCTAATGATCAAGATTTAGCAAAATCTGGATTGTTCAATGAAGAATCAACAAAGCCTGAATTGCTTCTCGGAAAAATGGATAAAGGAAAATTTGCGGGTAAGTATGTAAAAACTGAAGGGCAAACCTTTGTTGGTGTGTCTGCACCTACGGGTTCAGGAAAAGGGGTAGGGTTTGTCTTACCTAACCTGGTCAACTATTCAGACTCCGTGGTGTGCATGGATATAAAACTTGAAAACTTTGTTAAGTCAGCAGGTTTTAGGGCTAAATGCGGACAGAGTGTATATCTTTTTTCTCCTGACGGTTACGCCGTCACAAAAAGAGATTTGGAAAACGGACAACTTAGGTCACACCGTTGGAATCCTTACTACTACGTGCGTCGAAAGGAAGCATTTCGAATTGGTGATGTTCAAGTCATGGCCAATTCCATATATCCACTTACTGGTGACGGTAAAGCGGATATGTGGAATCAATTAGCACAACAATTGTTTAACGGTCTATCACTTTGGATGTTGGACACTGAGAAAGTAACCGGTGTTGCCCCAACCTTTCCTTACTTGCTGTCTTTACGCTCTGTAGAGGGCGGTTTTTATACTTGGCTGAGAAGTGAAGTTAAAAAAGAATATTTGAGTGATGAGTGTAAAAAGGCACTGAACGCATTCCTTACTTTTCCTAACGAAACACAAGGTTCAATTCTGGCCACCTTTGATGCTCAATTGGCAATCTTCAATGATAAAACCGTCGCGGCTGCAGTAAGTGATAATGACTTTGATTTTAGGGATATGAGACGCAAAGGAATATCTATTTATGTAGGTGTTCAGCCACCCAATAAGGGACGGTTTGGGCGATTGCTTAACTTGTTTTTTGAGCAACTTATCTCTGAAAATACGCGGGTTCTGCCTGAGTTCGATGACACTTTAACTCATCAATTATTGGCATTGTTAGACGAATTGCCTGCCCTCGGAAGAATCAATCAAATCAAAGAATCCATTGGTTTCACCCGTCAGTACAATGTGCGATACGCACTGATTTACCAGGATAAGTCGCAACTAGAAGATAACTCGCTCTATGGTCAACAAGGGGCAGAAAATATCCTTTCTAACCTACTGTGCGAAATTATTTACCCGCCAAGCAAGGTTACGCCAAGAGTTGAGCAAATATCTAGGTCACTAGGTACTAAGACGGTAGAGGTCAAAACCGAGTCGGTGAATAGGGGAGCAGGCAAAACCAGTCGTACAACCAATGCTACACCTCAACGTAGGGAGTTAATGAAACCCCATGAGATTGTAGAGCTAGGTTATGAAACCCATCCTGACAACCCCGATTTAGGGCTAAAAGTCTTGATGTTCAAACAAAATCAACGAGCTTTCATTATGAATAAGTTGATTTCATTTGATGATCCAATGATTGCTGAACGCATTGCTTATTCTGAGAGTAACGTTCCGCAAGTGCCACTTCTAAACATTCAATAA
- the virB11 gene encoding P-type DNA transfer ATPase VirB11 — protein sequence MSQHHDHSTVVRNQLSISGLQEILDLDGITEVAINEPGGIWFDRGNGWEFKEEPELTLGRCQGLAKSLAVYSRITTPLEEYPIASVTLPDGERGQIAIHPATEKDIVSMTFRKPSTDRFSLNDYQNSGRFDGFGEMNIEEITLSDTQKKLIELKRTGQIEEFFRLAVKSKLNILIVGGTGSGKTTVMKAMVDCYPTDARIITIEDVHELDLPNHRNHLHLFYKQGGVTPKIIIESCMRMKPDHVLLAELRGDEAWTYLEMLNTGHDGSITTIHANDCRSAPSRLAGLVKQSPVGKTLDYDHIMTTIKKSIDVIVFFKKTHLVELYFNPTEKNKLSSKV from the coding sequence ATGAGTCAGCATCACGACCATTCAACCGTTGTCAGAAATCAACTTAGCATTTCTGGATTACAAGAAATTCTTGATTTAGATGGAATTACCGAGGTGGCCATTAATGAGCCAGGGGGAATTTGGTTTGATAGAGGGAACGGTTGGGAGTTTAAAGAAGAACCCGAGTTAACCTTGGGTCGATGCCAAGGTTTGGCGAAATCGCTAGCTGTTTATTCTCGGATAACAACACCGCTTGAAGAGTATCCCATTGCTTCTGTGACCTTGCCTGATGGGGAAAGGGGACAAATCGCAATACACCCTGCAACAGAGAAAGACATTGTTAGTATGACCTTTCGAAAACCCTCAACGGATCGCTTTTCTTTAAATGACTATCAAAATTCAGGGCGCTTTGATGGGTTTGGCGAAATGAATATCGAAGAGATCACTTTAAGCGATACTCAAAAAAAACTCATTGAGTTAAAAAGAACCGGCCAAATTGAAGAATTTTTCAGATTGGCCGTGAAAAGTAAGTTAAACATTTTGATTGTAGGGGGAACAGGTTCAGGAAAAACAACTGTGATGAAAGCAATGGTCGATTGCTACCCAACCGATGCAAGAATCATCACGATTGAAGACGTTCACGAGCTTGATTTACCTAACCATAGAAATCATTTACACCTGTTTTATAAGCAAGGAGGGGTAACGCCTAAAATAATTATTGAGTCATGTATGCGAATGAAACCTGACCACGTTTTATTGGCAGAGTTGCGCGGTGATGAAGCATGGACGTATTTAGAAATGCTCAATACTGGCCATGATGGATCAATCACAACCATTCATGCTAACGATTGTCGCTCTGCTCCTTCAAGGCTAGCAGGCTTGGTGAAGCAATCACCAGTAGGGAAAACACTCGATTATGACCACATTATGACCACGATTAAAAAGAGCATTGATGTGATTGTGTTTTTTAAGAAAACACATTTGGTTGAGCTCTACTTTAATCCTACAGAAAAGAATAAATTATCAAGTAAGGTGTAG